In Candidatus Electrothrix scaldis, the genomic window TTGTACCTCATCAACTCTGATAAAAATTGATCACGGATATCTGGTGATATCTTACCAGGAGAAAAACGAGACAATGCTGATGGACTAATATGCTGAAAAGAATATTTTTCGAATATCTTCGGAAATTTTTCTCGATTAATATACAACACTTCCTCGTCATCAAAAAATATCATTCTATAATTGGAAAATTTTTCCTGAATCATCTTCTGATAGCTTGCGTATTCATTTTCCTTCCAATTTATGGACAAAAAATCAGGATGATATTTATCAACGAACTTAGAAAAGGATGCAGAGCTGCTTAAAGCATATTTTCCGATAAAAAAATCTTTATCCGTAAATAAAAAGGGCACTTCCATGTCCATATATATAGTATATTTAGGTCCTAGCTCCCACTGGAGATACCCGCCAGTATCAGCATCATTGAAAATACGTCCTCCAGTATCAATCTGTTTGAGAAATGCCGTAACACCAACAGGGAGTTTTCTTGTTGAAAAAGGGAATCTTGTTTGTTCTGAGTTTGTTAGATAGCTAAATTGAAAGACAACGAGTAAAATAATACCTGCCAGGGCCGGAAAGGTGATTAATTTACTTTCTTGTTTTTTCTCATTTACCAATTGAATATATTTTAGGGATGGTATGGTTAGAAGTAAATATTCCGTTATAAAACGAGAGCTTTTTGTTAACAAGAAGACTCCTCCAACCCATAGCAAAAAATGCTCCAACTGCATCTTTCTTTTAATTACACCACTCAAAACAGCAATAATTGATATCAACATCAATATATTTACAATTGTGTTGTAATCAGGATTAAAAAAATCAAAACTAAAATTGAGAATCATATCTAATTTCAGTTTATATAGCTCACCAATATACAACGAGGCATATTCAGTTGAAACAAAAGGAACTCTCAATAAAGATAGACCGTGAGGGGTTAAGAAAATTCCTAATATTATGAATATAAAAAACAAAAAATAACTAAGATTGCTTTTGTATTTTTCTTTTTTTAAATATCCCATAGCATAACATCCTGTTATCAACAGGAGTACAGGATACGTTATACCGTGAAAATTAACCCACAATAGCGATAAAAATGGTAGAAAGTAAATTTTATTCGTTTTGCATTCAAGAATATATATAAATGATAGTATCATTAGATATGATACAATATGAGGCCTGACAAGAAAATTTCGTTCGCATAGCATCAAAGGATAAAACGACAGAAGGATAACGAGTAATAATCCTCGGTTATGACGAAATAAAATAAGGAAAATTAATAAAATTGAAACAAGCGTTAAAATACACCTTAAAAAAACAAGGCCTAAATATCCAAAATTCTCATAAATTGAATATACCGCAACTTGGAATCCCCAATAATAATCGACCCAGGCTCTAGCTGGTTCAATAAAGGAAAAAAAGCTTATCTTCGGGATTTCCTTTTGCGTTAACGTGTACCTTCCACTGTTCATATGGTACCATAAGTCAGTGTCACCAACTGAAATCGGAAGATTCAACAAATAGTATCCTGTGATTACAAGAACAAAGATCGCATACAATAATATTACCGGTTGGATATCCTTACCCTTTCTTAAATCTATAGCGTCAGGTACTAAATTAATCATTTAACTATCACGATTATTTTTTCATCTTATTTCCAATACAACCTGCAAGTAATGCACCTACAACTCATCAATCATCTTCTGCACATCATGGGCGTCCTCTTCCCTCCCCACCCGTTGCAGACGTTCGCGAAGCTGCTCAAGCTCATTCTGTAAAGCAGGAACCAGCTGGTTTTCCACTTGACGATGAACATCATCGGCTGATTTATTGAGGCTATTAGCAAATTCTTGTATAGACTGTTCCAGCTTCTGGACTTCTTCACTATCAGGTACCCCCTGCACCTGCTGATTCAATGCGTCCAATTGCCGGGAAACATCTTCCAATGCTCCTTGCAGCTGAGCGCTGAGTTCCAGGGATGTATTAACGAGAGATTCTTTCACTTGCTCGAACTTGGATTGCATGGCATTTCCTGCCCTTCCAACCTCTTGGATAAAGCCGGAAAGCACATGTTGCACAATCCCCTCACTCACAGAGCCACGCACAAGGGCACCTCGCGCAATAACTGTTCCTCCAGCCTGCGACTGCTCAACAATGAGAGCCTTATTGTCTGCGATTACCGGATCATCACCGATATAGAAGCGGGAGTCCACGGTAGCGGCATGCTTAAAGCCGGATTGAATGCTGACATCAATAAGATAATCACCTTGGGGCCTGTAAGATATCTTCTGAATCTTTCCAATCTGATTCCCTTGAAAATAAATAAAATTATCTTTTTTAAGCCCTTGCAGCTGCTCATATTGAATCTGAAAAGTCAGATCGCGCTCTAAACAGCCGAACAAAAAAATACTGATCAACACAGACACAAAAAGACAGGTCAACTTGTTCATACGTATTACCTCAAAGAGTTTTTGCTAATTCAGGAAAGGGGGCAAAACGGAGGCTGGAACGAAAAAAAAGAGGATAGAACAAAAAAAGCTCTAACCTCTTGAATATACTTGGTACGCCCGGCAGGATTCGAACCTGCGACTCTCGGATTCGAAGTCCGATGCTCTATCCAGCTGAGCTACGGGCGCATAGATAGGTAGGCATTAAATACCCCATTTTTTCGAAATGCGAAAGTCTTTTCTTTCACAGCAACACATGATATTCTCCTTTACTTTCCAACCAACTTATTCATGATAAAACAATAATACCCGGAGATAAAGCTATGCGATGCCATCAATGCGGTGCAGATATTCCTGTATATAAAAATCCAACCCCCACCGTGGACATCATTATTGAAGTGGGAGGGGGAATCGTCCTGATTGAGCGAAAGAACCCTCCCTTTGGCTGGGCCTTACCTGGAGGCTTTGTTGACTACGGCGAAAGCTATGAAGATGCCGCCGTCCGTGAGGCAAAAGAAGAAACAGGGCTGGATGTAGAGCTGGTCCGTCAATTCCACACCTATTCCCAACCTGACCGAGATCAGCGGCAGCACACCGCCTCAACAATCTTTCTTGCTACAGCTGTCGGTACGCCGATAGGAGCCGATGATGCCAAGCAGGCACAAATTTTCACTCGGGATAATTTACCTGAATTAGCCTTTGACCATGCCGGCATCCTGAAGGATTATTACCAAAAAAAATATTAGGAATAAATAGTTACACAGAAAAAAGATAACTGTTATTAATTCCCTTGCATTTCCACCAGGTAATTTCATACAATTGACTTTACAGAGGGGGCGGTCATTTTCCCTCTTAGCCTCCGTTTAAGGGTAATCACAAACAGCTCGTCATGCCAGATGTATGACAGCAACAGCACAACCAAGCTAAAAAAAGGAGTTAAGCCCATGAAAAAATCACTTGTTTTCTTAACCGCATTTGCCGCTTTGTTTCTTGCCGGTGTAAGCACTAACGCACTTGCTGCCGATGCCGAGCCCAAAGAAGCAGCGGTTGCAGCAGAAGAAGCAAAACCAACCCTGTTTGAGGAAATAGGGGGGCATGATGCTGTTAAGGCTGCGGTAGATGGTTTCTACGAGAAAGTGCTGGCTGATGATCGAGTAAACGGCTTCTTTAAAGGGGTTGACATGGATCGCCAGCGGGCAATGCAGACCGCCTTCCTGACCTTTGCCTTTGGCGGACCTAATGCCTATGAGGGAAAAAATCTACGTGCTGCCCATGCGCATCTGGTTGCAAAAGGACTCAATGATACCCATTTTGATATCATCCTTGAGCACCTGGGAGCAACCCTGAAAGAGCTTGGCGTGAAAGACGAGTTGATCCAACAGGCTGCTGACGTGGCCAACAGTGTACGTGGCGACATTCTCGGGAAATAAAAACAAAGGAAGTTTATCTGGTTGGTTATGCAGGCGGTGCTCCTACCAGGTAAAACGCTTTTAATTCAGGCAGGTCCATAAAGGGCCTGCCTTTTTTATTCCCCTTTTTTCCTTTCAATTCTCCAAAGAAAAAAACAAATCAGCTCCGCTGGTCTTGGCGTTGGTGGCAGTTTCAACAGAGAAACCGTATTTCAGATCATAACGGGCCTTAAAGGTTCCTCCAGCTCCGGTCAGGTCTTTGCCATAGCTGATATAGAGGTCCTTATAAATCTCTTTGCCCATTACCAGGGACACGTCCGAGGCATCCTCCCCGCCACCAATACTGAGATCCACCAAGCCTTCCATATCAAGAGCCTTCAGGGGATCAACTGTCTTGAGCAGGAGCCCGCCACCCAGCTTACCCAAGGTGGCTGAGGAAGGAGAAAGGGACTTTTCCCCATTACCGGCTGTAGATCTGGGGATATCCTTACCAGTCAGCAAATACGACAAAATCTCTGAGTCATCCATAGCGCTGTCAGAAAAAAGACGCATGTTCATATTATTTACCCTGCCGGTAAGGCGCACACCCAATTCCACCTTTTTAAGCTTTCTTGTTGCCAGGATATCCAGCCCGGGATCATCAATGGGACCGCCCTGATAAAAGACCCGTCCCTGACTGAGTTCCAGCATATTTCCCTCAAAATCAAAAGTCCCATCACGGAGAACAAGATTACCAAGCCCGGTGATGGGCCGTCCCGGCGTGGCTAGAATCTTCAAACTGCCGTCCAAGTAGCCTTTCAGGCCAAAGGTATTGACCAAGACATCATCTCCCATAATGACCTTAAGATCCAAAAACATGGGAGAGGTTCCCTGCCTGGACTCTTCTTCATCCACAACAACCACATCCCCAGAGGAGGAGACCGCCCCACTACCAAAACCGGTTGGAGCAATCTCTGCCTTGTCCAAGGTCACGGTGCCACTGAGACGGGTTTCTGTATCCGCATAGTGCAGACGGAGATCTGGGCTGATAACAGCGCTGTATTCCGGCAGGTCTGCTGCCAGAAAATTCTTACCGAAAATGCTCAGGTCGGCCAGCCAGTATTGGTTAGCATCCTGGCGCGCCGTACCTGACAGTTTCAGGGTGCCCTCCCCGGAGCGAAGCTGTGCATCCAGTTTATTGGACGTACTATCTCCTTCCAGGGAGACCTGAATATCCTCCAGCCCTATTCCGGCAGCAACCACAAAGACCTCACCTTTTTTCTTTTTCCCCTTATTCAGAGCTAACTTACCGTTCACCGTGGGTTTACGAGCAGTCCCTCCAAAAAGAATACGACCACCGAATTTTCCAGAGGCCTGCACGGTCTCATTGCTTAAGTGGGCAATCGGCGTAAGATCTTTCATGTTGAGATTCAGCTCACCACTCAATGGCATCTTTTCCGGCTGACTGAAATCTCTGCAATTCTTTACCAAAATCTCCAGATCTGCATCACTATTATCCTGAAATTCCGTTCGGGCATGTAAACGGGCGACCTTATCCTGAAGGCGAGCCTCGATGATATTCTTTGTCCAGGTCCAGACCGTAGTGCCCACTTCTTCACCATTATCCTCAAAACTCTCCGTGGTCAGGGAAAGCTTGGGCAAGGTCATGGTGAGCAATACCTGTTCTGGCTCTGTCCCTCTGCCCTGGGCCGTCAACTCCACCTTTGCTGTCCCCTCCAGATCAGGAACCGGTAACTGCCATTCCTGCAAAAGCTTGAGGGTAAAATTATCTATTGCCCCTTTGACCTGCCAGCCCCCCTCCTGCTTCCAGTCTCCGTCTAAGGTAATTTTTAGATCCTTATGGCGCAGATCAAAGCCGGAAAGTGCTGCGTCCTTGGCAGAGAGGTGTAAACCAGCAGGTTGACGCATGGCCCATTGCCCGAATTGACCATGTTCAAAGGTTAAACGAGTTAAGTTGCCCTGCCATGCCTGTTCCTTGAGCCCTCCAGTCGCTGCCAACAGTGCCTTACCCGGTGTTCCGTCAAGGGTGAGTTCCAATTTATGCTGATCTGTGCTGCCCTGAATCTGCAAAGAGGCTGTCTCGATTTTTTCTTTCTTAGCCTGTATTCCGGAGGCCTGAAAATCGGCATCAATCATGCCCTGTTCTGCAAAATCAGCCTTGACCTTGCCCTTAAGTCGCTTGAGTTGATACTCCTGATATTTCACCTTCTCAGCATTGACGGTCAGGTTCAGGTCAGGCTGCTGTGCCTTCCCCTTGAGTATTCCCTGAAGCTGAAAATTTCCTTCCGCATCTGGCAGTAATCCAGACAGATCCTTTGACTCCGCTGCAAAGCTCAAATCAAATTGCTGGGCAGGATCAACTGAACCATTTACCTGAAACTGGCCCGAACCAAGGTCAAGATGTAGGTCATCCACCAGGAGCCTGGTGTTTTTCACTTCTGCCTTCCCATGCCCGGAAAGAGGAAAATCACGGAGCTTGCCCTTGAGCTCTTTTATCTGGACCTGAGCCTCCAATGCCTCAGCGCCCTTCCTGCCTTGGGAATGGATCTCAGTCGTGATGTCCCCTGACCATTCTGGGAGAAATAAGGACGGATCCAGTTGTTCTCCCTTCAGGTCAACCTGCCAGGAAAGCCCCTTACTCCACCCCACCTTCCCAAGTGCTGCAAGTCTGCTTTTTTTATTCAGAAGCAATTGCAGATTATCCACAGTGGCCCCCTGCTCCTCTCCCTGTACAATAAGCTTTGCCTTCAGATCTGTTTGCACATCCTGGAGGGCATAATTTTGATAGGCAAGCCCTGACCCATTCAGCGTCAGCTGCACCTCAGGCCGAGCAGCAGCCCCTTGCGCCTCAGCTGTCGCGGCAAAGGCTCCTTTAAGCTCGGGCACCAAAGGACTCAGGTCATCGGAACGAGCCTGAAGCGTAAAATGGAGATTTTCCTCATCCGCCTTTCCATCAACATCCAGACTGGTGGAACCGGATTGCAGATGCAAGGCATCAACCTGTATTTTCTTGCCGTCAATCGCAACAGCACCACGGCCTTGTAAAGGCAGATCTCGCAGAGTACCGCTCAGTTCATCAATATCAACTGTGGTGAGCAACTTTTCTGCCGTCTTGCTTCCCTGCGAGCGTATCTTGGCCTGAATCTTGCCCGGCCATTCCGGCACAAAAAATCCAGGATTAACCTCCTTACCGGTCACCTCGGCCTGCCAGGAAATCCCCCCGGCCCAGCCCAGCTGACCAATGACATCCAGCACCATATCCTCATTAACCAGTAAATGCAGGTCATTGATCTTCATGCCGCTCTCTTCACCTTCCAAGACCAGATCTGCTGCAAGCTTTGCCTGAATTTTATTGAAGTCGTAACCTACCAGGTGTAACTCTGCCCCTTCCAGCGCCAGATCAATACCAGGATGTTCCTGGCTTCCCGCAGCCGTTCCTTGGAGATGGAGACGTCCGCTATACTCGGGGAAAAAGGTCGAGAGGTCATCCGACTCTGCCCGGACCTTGAGGTCAAGGGAATTATCCTTGGCAATGCGTCCGTCAAGCTCAGCCTGGGCCGAACCGGCTTGGAGCAGGAGATCCTTAAACTGGATCCCCTGCGGAGTCAACTCCATCCCACCGCTCCCCTGAAGAGGAAAGCCGACCAATTCACCCTCCAGGCTCTTAATATTCACCGACAGATTGGCCCCCGAAGGTCCGAGCTGCCCCTGACTCTGAATCAGGCCACTGATCTTACCCGGCCATTTTTCTGCAAGCAGTGAGGGGTCGAAGGCCTTGCTTTCCAACTCTGCCTGCCAGGAAAAGCCACCTGTCCATTGCATCTTTCCTCGGGTGGTCAGGATGGACTCCTGATGATGAACAGAAAAATACTCTATAGCCAAGCCAGAATAATCTTCCGCAATAACCTTGGCCTCTGCCTGCACTGGCGGATACCCTTCATAATGAACATCAGCAGACAGGGTCCCTTGATAGCTGCCCACCGTGCCCGATGCCTCAACAATGGTCAGGGAGCCGTCTACAGGGACATCGACTTTGATATCATTGAGGTGAAAATGGCCGGTCTTGGCTGCGGCATGCCAGTGAAGATTATTAAGAATATCCATCACCTTCCCCTCCAAGGTAACCTCGGCTGGGGTAATCAGAGTAAGAAAGACAGCCAGGTCATCAAGATCACCCTGGGCATCCACAGTACCATCTAAATCATTGATGCCAGGATCAGCAACCCGCCACTGTCCTTTAAGCTGCAAGGGCCAGGCATCATGCATGGCAACCTGCCCCTGGAGATCCACCCCATAATCACGGAGGTCCAGCTTAATCCGCTGAATGTTCACCTGGGTCGCTCCCGGCACCTCCTGTTGCAGATTACCAGCCTTGGCCTGCAAAAGAATATCCTGAAGGACCAAGGGATGCCCTTGTTCAGAAAAGAAGATTTTCCCATTCTGGAGATGCAGTTCGCCGAGCTCAATGTCCAGGGGTAGCCTGATAGTCGGCATGGTAACCGGCCCTTCTTTCTTTTTCTCCTCCTTTGCCTCCCCGGTCAACTTGACTACCAAGCCCTGGGCAGCGACCTGATGAAGCACCAATTTCTTTTGCAATAAGGCATGAGGGGACCAGGCAAAGACCAGCTCGTCCAGATCCACTTCAACGACCTTATCAATATACACCTGCACCTTGCCCAAACGCCAACGACTGAGGAGCCGTCCTTCTATTTCCTGCACAGAAAAAACAGGACCACTCAGGGTGTCTGCCGTGCGGAGCAGAACCCGAAAACCGGATTCGGTGGTTAGTGCCACAAGAAGAATCAAAGGCAGAATCAGGAAAGGAAGGAGGAGTAAAAAAAGCCATTTGCGCCAAGGGCGCGGGGCAGAAGGTGTATTCTCGGGCTTCATTACGCAGCGAGGTAAGAGGTCAATTATATTCAGGACATGTTGCCCAACAAAACAAGGTGAGTTTTCATTTTATCAGTATCCCGGAAGTATAATGCAATCATCGACCAGTGGCAAACTATTCAGAACGTCTTTCATTCCGCCCATCTTCTACTATAATTTCACAGCAGGCTCTGTTATCTCTTTCGGAATATCGTAAATATCTCACCGATAATAGCGCCGATACTTCGACCTCCTATATCAAGCGCCATCTCTGCCTGTACCTTTTTTTCACCTTGTAGAAAATAGAAAATCACGATCTATTAAGGTAAATTGAGTTCGTCTCCATCACACATATCAGCTCCACCTTACACCGCTGAGACATTTACAAAGAGTGTATACTCAGCATGCCCCCAAACAACACCATGAATACAAGAAAGCACAACGGCATCGTCTACACAACCACCTTTCTCTCCTGGGAAAAAAGTCTGCCACCCTTATTGGACAAAGCAGGACTGGCAGACAATATCCCCGCAGACAAAACCATCCTCATTAAGCCCAATCTGGTCGAGACTCTGCGTCCCCCCATTACAACCCCTGTGACGCTGGTCCGATGTCTCGTGGAATACCTCCAGGAACATCTTGCTAACCCCATCGTCGTTGCCGAGGGCTGTGGTGCCCTAGATTATAACACGCACCGCTGCTTTGCTGAGCTGGGTTATACCGCTTTGGCCAAAGATACAGGGATTGAACTGATAGATCTGAACGAGGAGCCTTATCAACGGCACAGCCTGGAGCATTGCAAACACTGGCCGGAATTCTATCTCCCAGATATCGCTGTTGACAGCTTTCTCCTCTCAGTCCCTGTACTCAAGGTTCATACCCTTGCCGAGGTCACTCTGACCATGAAAAACATGATGGGCCTTGCGCCACCAGACCATTATCATCAGGGAGGGGGCTGGAAAAAAGCTGCTTTTCATGAACGAATCCATGATGCAGTTGCGGATCTGAACCGCTATCGCAGCCCGGATTTTACCATCCTGGATGCCACTATCGGTATGGCAGAAGCCCATCTCTGGGGACCGACCTGTAATCCACCGGTGAACAGGCTTGTGGCTGGATATGACCCTGTGGCAATAGACAGTTACGGCGCGTCACTCCTGGGGAAAGACTGGCAGGATATCGGCCATATTGTTGAGCTGAATGGGGAATTGGGGCAGGCTGCCCCCATAACAAGGATACAAACAGAAGCGACCTTCTGCTGATTTTGCTTGTACAGGTGGGTCACATTTAAAAGCCTGACTCGAAAGAGTCAGGCTTGAGAAGCTTTTTTTACAACCTACTTCTTCTTATTTTTCTTCTTTCCGGCTTTTTTCTTACTGTCTTTTTTAGCAGATTTTTTCTTACATGCTTTCTTATCACATGCTTTTTTCTCTTCTTTCTTCTTGGCGAGTTTTTTCTCTACCTTTTTTGCTTCTTTTTTCTTTTCGTCTTTCTTCTTGCTCATTTCAGTAGTTCTCCTTTCAAGTTGACATTGTAGCCTGATTTTCACCGGGCACCGTTTACAATACTCACTTTTCTTTTGGTACTTGCGACAACATTTTTTCTTCGGTTTACCGTCAGTATCTTTCCCCATATT contains:
- a CDS encoding translocation/assembly module TamB domain-containing protein, translating into MKPENTPSAPRPWRKWLFLLLLPFLILPLILLVALTTESGFRVLLRTADTLSGPVFSVQEIEGRLLSRWRLGKVQVYIDKVVEVDLDELVFAWSPHALLQKKLVLHQVAAQGLVVKLTGEAKEEKKKEGPVTMPTIRLPLDIELGELHLQNGKIFFSEQGHPLVLQDILLQAKAGNLQQEVPGATQVNIQRIKLDLRDYGVDLQGQVAMHDAWPLQLKGQWRVADPGINDLDGTVDAQGDLDDLAVFLTLITPAEVTLEGKVMDILNNLHWHAAAKTGHFHLNDIKVDVPVDGSLTIVEASGTVGSYQGTLSADVHYEGYPPVQAEAKVIAEDYSGLAIEYFSVHHQESILTTRGKMQWTGGFSWQAELESKAFDPSLLAEKWPGKISGLIQSQGQLGPSGANLSVNIKSLEGELVGFPLQGSGGMELTPQGIQFKDLLLQAGSAQAELDGRIAKDNSLDLKVRAESDDLSTFFPEYSGRLHLQGTAAGSQEHPGIDLALEGAELHLVGYDFNKIQAKLAADLVLEGEESGMKINDLHLLVNEDMVLDVIGQLGWAGGISWQAEVTGKEVNPGFFVPEWPGKIQAKIRSQGSKTAEKLLTTVDIDELSGTLRDLPLQGRGAVAIDGKKIQVDALHLQSGSTSLDVDGKADEENLHFTLQARSDDLSPLVPELKGAFAATAEAQGAAARPEVQLTLNGSGLAYQNYALQDVQTDLKAKLIVQGEEQGATVDNLQLLLNKKSRLAALGKVGWSKGLSWQVDLKGEQLDPSLFLPEWSGDITTEIHSQGRKGAEALEAQVQIKELKGKLRDFPLSGHGKAEVKNTRLLVDDLHLDLGSGQFQVNGSVDPAQQFDLSFAAESKDLSGLLPDAEGNFQLQGILKGKAQQPDLNLTVNAEKVKYQEYQLKRLKGKVKADFAEQGMIDADFQASGIQAKKEKIETASLQIQGSTDQHKLELTLDGTPGKALLAATGGLKEQAWQGNLTRLTFEHGQFGQWAMRQPAGLHLSAKDAALSGFDLRHKDLKITLDGDWKQEGGWQVKGAIDNFTLKLLQEWQLPVPDLEGTAKVELTAQGRGTEPEQVLLTMTLPKLSLTTESFEDNGEEVGTTVWTWTKNIIEARLQDKVARLHARTEFQDNSDADLEILVKNCRDFSQPEKMPLSGELNLNMKDLTPIAHLSNETVQASGKFGGRILFGGTARKPTVNGKLALNKGKKKKGEVFVVAAGIGLEDIQVSLEGDSTSNKLDAQLRSGEGTLKLSGTARQDANQYWLADLSIFGKNFLAADLPEYSAVISPDLRLHYADTETRLSGTVTLDKAEIAPTGFGSGAVSSSGDVVVVDEEESRQGTSPMFLDLKVIMGDDVLVNTFGLKGYLDGSLKILATPGRPITGLGNLVLRDGTFDFEGNMLELSQGRVFYQGGPIDDPGLDILATRKLKKVELGVRLTGRVNNMNMRLFSDSAMDDSEILSYLLTGKDIPRSTAGNGEKSLSPSSATLGKLGGGLLLKTVDPLKALDMEGLVDLSIGGGEDASDVSLVMGKEIYKDLYISYGKDLTGAGGTFKARYDLKYGFSVETATNAKTSGADLFFSLEN
- a CDS encoding group 1 truncated hemoglobin, whose product is MKKSLVFLTAFAALFLAGVSTNALAADAEPKEAAVAAEEAKPTLFEEIGGHDAVKAAVDGFYEKVLADDRVNGFFKGVDMDRQRAMQTAFLTFAFGGPNAYEGKNLRAAHAHLVAKGLNDTHFDIILEHLGATLKELGVKDELIQQAADVANSVRGDILGK
- a CDS encoding DUF362 domain-containing protein — its product is MNTRKHNGIVYTTTFLSWEKSLPPLLDKAGLADNIPADKTILIKPNLVETLRPPITTPVTLVRCLVEYLQEHLANPIVVAEGCGALDYNTHRCFAELGYTALAKDTGIELIDLNEEPYQRHSLEHCKHWPEFYLPDIAVDSFLLSVPVLKVHTLAEVTLTMKNMMGLAPPDHYHQGGGWKKAAFHERIHDAVADLNRYRSPDFTILDATIGMAEAHLWGPTCNPPVNRLVAGYDPVAIDSYGASLLGKDWQDIGHIVELNGELGQAAPITRIQTEATFC
- a CDS encoding CDC27 family protein, which encodes MGYLKKEKYKSNLSYFLFFIFIILGIFLTPHGLSLLRVPFVSTEYASLYIGELYKLKLDMILNFSFDFFNPDYNTIVNILMLISIIAVLSGVIKRKMQLEHFLLWVGGVFLLTKSSRFITEYLLLTIPSLKYIQLVNEKKQESKLITFPALAGIILLVVFQFSYLTNSEQTRFPFSTRKLPVGVTAFLKQIDTGGRIFNDADTGGYLQWELGPKYTIYMDMEVPFLFTDKDFFIGKYALSSSASFSKFVDKYHPDFLSINWKENEYASYQKMIQEKFSNYRMIFFDDEEVLYINREKFPKIFEKYSFQHISPSALSRFSPGKISPDIRDQFLSELMRYNQIYDHSAIINRATSKIFLVNRNYDKSIYHAEKVIDYFPESPEGYIFKADVLLTKKEYQEALKLYEIALTRMGVTGKTQLCQQLWRCYYGLKLYKKAYNLLKETGNITSSSPIFSYTDLYQFSITALSAGKTSEAKMLAELALFKVPDDDPKWKQRILFLLAGFQSGHS
- a CDS encoding NUDIX hydrolase, with the translated sequence MRCHQCGADIPVYKNPTPTVDIIIEVGGGIVLIERKNPPFGWALPGGFVDYGESYEDAAVREAKEETGLDVELVRQFHTYSQPDRDQRQHTASTIFLATAVGTPIGADDAKQAQIFTRDNLPELAFDHAGILKDYYQKKY